A window of Erpetoichthys calabaricus chromosome 12, fErpCal1.3, whole genome shotgun sequence contains these coding sequences:
- the zgc:77486 gene encoding AN1-type zinc finger protein 5 yields MAQETNQTQVPMLCTMGCGFYGNPRTNGMCSVCYKEHLQRQQSGGRMSPPAATSVGQGSSVTTNSSSESSQVHCTEGSPDNEDKTSTPSPVTQQMTAMSISHDDGNADPEKADNEEEEEEEEEGKSSGSPSEGTAGTSDGDMKTPGKAKKKNRCFTCRKKLGLTGFDCRCGNFFCGIHRYSDKHSCPYDYKTEAAEKIRKENPIVVAEKIQKL; encoded by the exons ATGGCGCAGGAGACCAACCAGACACAGGTGCCCATGTTGTGCACTATGGGTTGTGGTTTTTACGGAAACCCCCGGACCAATGGCATGTGCTCAGTGTGCTACAAAGAACATCTACAGAGACAGCAAAGTGGAGGTCGCATGAGCCCACCAG ctGCTACATCTGTGGGGCAGGGCTCAAGTGTCACCACTAACAGTTCTTCAGAAAGCTCCCAAGTCCACTGTACAGAAGGAAGCCCAGACAATGAGGATAAGACAAG TACTCCTAGTCCGGTCACTCAGCAGATGACCGCAATGAGCATCTCGCACGACGATGGCAATGCAGATCCTGAAAAAGCTGACaatgaggaggaagaggaagaagaggaagagggcAAGTCTTCTG GCTCACCTTCAGAAGGCACAGCTGGCACCAGTGATGGAGATATGAAGACACCTGGCAAGGCCAAGAAAAAGAATAGATGCTTCACATGCAGGAAAAAACTAGGATTGACAG GTTTTGACTGTCGCTGTGGAAATTTTTTCTGCGGAATCCACCGCTATTCAGACAAGCACAGTTGTCCATATGACTACAAGACAGAAGCAGCTGAGAAGATCCGGAAGGAGAACCCGATTGTGGTTGCTGAAAAGATTCAGAAATTGTGA